The DNA sequence ACGGTCATGGGCCATCGCCGGTTTGTCGGGAAGTGACCGCAGGGCCGCCGTCCGGTGCGAAGCACGCACCACCTTTGCCGCATGGCGACGCACCGGGTGCTGGGGGTGATGAGCGGCAGTTCGCTGGACGGGCTGGACCTGGCGTTGTGTTGTTTCCAGGAAGATCAGGGCCGGTGGAAGCATACCATCGAGGATGCCGTGACCGTGCCCTTCGGCGGTGACACACGAGGCCGACTGATGAACGCCATGCGGGCCGATGGGCTGGAACTGGCCCGCCTGCACCGCGATCTGGGCATCCGCATCGGCGAAGCGAGCCGTGACTTTCTTGCCGGACGCCATGTGGACCTGATCGCCTCGCATGGCCACACCATCTTCCACCAGCCTGCAGAAGGACTCACCCTCCAAGCTGGCTGTGGTGCGCACATCGCAGCCCTTACGGGCAGGCCGACAGCATGCGACTTCCGCACGTTGGACGTGGCCCTGGGTGGCCAGGGCGCGCCGCTGGTGCCCATGGGCGAGCTGTTGCTCTTCCCGGACCACCGGGCTTTCCTCAACATCGGCGGCATCTGCAACATCTCGATGCACATCGATGGAAATATGACCGGTTACGACGTCTGCATCGGCAACCAGGCATTGAATGAACTGGCCGCCGAAGCCGGCATGCCCTACGATGCCCAGGGAGCCCTGGCCCGGACAGGACGGATCATGCAAGACCTCCTGTACCAACTGGATGCCCTCCCCTTCCACCAACAGGCGCCGCCCCGCTCTTTGGGGCGTGAATGGTTCGAAGCATCCCTAGCGCCCTTGATCCGTGACCGTGCGACTCCTGTGGCGGACCGGTTGCGCACGGTGGTGGAGCACATCGCCGGGCGAACAAGCCAAGCGCTCGCCCATGCGAAAGGCCCCGTATTGGTCACTGGTGGTGGCGCGTTCAACACCTTCCTGACGGAGCGTATACGCGCCCTGGCCGCGGTCACCATCGAAGTACCGGCACCCGAGCTAGTCTCCTTCAAGGAAGCACTGGTCTTCGCCCTCCTTGGCCTGTTGCGCTGGCTGGGCCGCCCCAACACGCTGGCCAGCGTGACCGGAGCCGCCCATCACAGCAGTGGCGGGGCCTTGTACATGCCCAATTAACACGGAGCTTGGATAATGTGCCCCCCCTTGGGCAGGCCCCCCATGGCACCCCGGTTACATTTGACCCCGAGCCTGCGGAACCCCCATGCGTGAAGCCCTGCGCCGCTTTGAGGAGCGTGCACCGGAGATCGTCTTTGAATGGAACGATGCGCCCTCCGGTGCGCGCGGCTGGGTGGTGATCAACAGTCTGCGCGGTGGAGCGGCCGGTGGCGGTACACGCATGCGCAAGGGCCTGGACCGCCGAGAAGTGGAAAGCCTGGCCAAGACCATGGAGGTGAAATTCAGTGTCTGTGGACCACCCATCGGAGGCGCCAAGAGTGGCATCGATTTCGACCCCGCCGACCCCCGCAAGCGCGAGGTGCTGGACCGCTGGTACAAGGCCGTGATGCCCCTGCTGAAGACCTATTACGGCACCGGCGGTGACATGAACGTGGACGAACTCCACGATGTGATCCCCATCACCGAGCGCTATGGTCTGCGCCACCCCCAGGAAGGCGTGGTCAATGGTCACATCGGCACGCAGGAGGAAGTGAAGATGCAGGCCATCGCACAATTGCGCGAAGGTGTGAGCAAAGTGGTGGACGACCTGGCGTACGTGCCGGTACCTGGCAAGTATGCCGTGGCGGACATGATCACCGGCTGGGGCGTGGCCGAAAGTGTACGCCATCATTACCGGATCAAGGGCATTCCCATCGCCGGAAAGCGCGTCATCGTGCAGGGCTGGGGAAACGTGGCCGCCGCCGCGGGCTATTACCTCAGCCGCCAGGGCGCGATCATCACGGGGATCATTGACCGGCATGGCGGGGCCATCAAGCCCGATGGCTTCCGCGCCGATGAGGTCCGGGAGCTCTTCATGGACAAGGATGGCAACAAGCTGCGGTCGCAGGACATGCTGCCCTTCGAGGATGTGGACGCGCGCATCTGGGATACCGGCGCGGAGATCTTCCTGCCTTGTGCCGCCAGCCGCTTGGTGACCCGGGACCAGGTGGACCGTATGGCGGCCAACGGTCTTGAGGCGGTCAGCGCCGGTGCCAATGTGCCCTTCGCCGATCAGGAGATCTTCTACGGCCCCATCGCCGAGCATGCCGATGGCCTCGCCGCGGTGATCCCCGACTTCATCGCCAACTGCGGCATGGCGCGTGTATTCGCCTATTGCATGCGGCCCGGCGCCGAACTCACCGACAAGGCCATTTTCCAGGACGTGAGCGATACCATCGCCAAGGCCCTGGAGGACGTCCATGGCCGTAACCCGTCAACCACCCATCTCACCCGAACGGCCTTCGAGATCCAACTGGAAAGGCTCGGCTGAAAAATTTCCCGGGACGGATCGCCGTTCCATCACAACCAGGACCCACCGATGAACATCCCGCTCCTCAACCAGATCCAGGACAACGCCGAAGCCGCTCGCCAGGCACTTGAACAGCTCAACGCACCGCCCGTGGAACCCGTGATCGAGACCATCTCGGTGTGGGAGCTGATCCAGAACGGCGGCTGGTACATCATGGGGCCGCTCGCCTTGATGTCCATGCTCGCCGTGTACCTCATCATCGAGCGTTCGATGGCCATCCGCCGTGCGTTGCGCGAGGACAAGGACTTCATGAACAAGATCCGCGATTACATCCACGAGGGCAAGATCGACAGCGCCCGCAACCTCTGCGCCCAGAGCACCACGCCGGTCTCGCGCATGCTGGACAAGGGCATCAGCCGCATCGGCAGGCCATTGAAGGACATCGAAGTGAGCATCGAGAACGCTGGCAAGCTGGAGATCTACCAGTTGGAAAAGGGTCTTGCCATCCTGGCCACCATATCCGGCGCCGCGCCCATGATCGGCTTCCTCGGCACGGTCATCGGCATGATCGTCACCTTCCACACCATGAAGATCAGCGGAGCCGGCGTGGAGATCGCCCAACTCAGTGGCGGCATCATGCAGGCCATGGTCACCACCGTGGCCGGTCTGGTCATCGGCATCATCGCCTACATCTCCTACAACACTCTCACCGCACGCGTGAACAAGGTGGTGCAGAAGATGGAGGCCAGCACCATGGCCTTCATGGAGGTGCTTGATTCACCCGTGAAATAGACCACCATGGGACTGCGCAGCACACACCGGGTCGATGCGGGCTTCAGCATGAGCTCCATGACCGACCTCGTCTTCCTCCTGCTGATCTTCTTCATCATCGTCAGC is a window from the Flavobacteriales bacterium genome containing:
- a CDS encoding anhydro-N-acetylmuramic acid kinase, with the protein product MATHRVLGVMSGSSLDGLDLALCCFQEDQGRWKHTIEDAVTVPFGGDTRGRLMNAMRADGLELARLHRDLGIRIGEASRDFLAGRHVDLIASHGHTIFHQPAEGLTLQAGCGAHIAALTGRPTACDFRTLDVALGGQGAPLVPMGELLLFPDHRAFLNIGGICNISMHIDGNMTGYDVCIGNQALNELAAEAGMPYDAQGALARTGRIMQDLLYQLDALPFHQQAPPRSLGREWFEASLAPLIRDRATPVADRLRTVVEHIAGRTSQALAHAKGPVLVTGGGAFNTFLTERIRALAAVTIEVPAPELVSFKEALVFALLGLLRWLGRPNTLASVTGAAHHSSGGALYMPN
- a CDS encoding amino acid dehydrogenase: MREALRRFEERAPEIVFEWNDAPSGARGWVVINSLRGGAAGGGTRMRKGLDRREVESLAKTMEVKFSVCGPPIGGAKSGIDFDPADPRKREVLDRWYKAVMPLLKTYYGTGGDMNVDELHDVIPITERYGLRHPQEGVVNGHIGTQEEVKMQAIAQLREGVSKVVDDLAYVPVPGKYAVADMITGWGVAESVRHHYRIKGIPIAGKRVIVQGWGNVAAAAGYYLSRQGAIITGIIDRHGGAIKPDGFRADEVRELFMDKDGNKLRSQDMLPFEDVDARIWDTGAEIFLPCAASRLVTRDQVDRMAANGLEAVSAGANVPFADQEIFYGPIAEHADGLAAVIPDFIANCGMARVFAYCMRPGAELTDKAIFQDVSDTIAKALEDVHGRNPSTTHLTRTAFEIQLERLG
- a CDS encoding MotA/TolQ/ExbB proton channel family protein; the protein is MNIPLLNQIQDNAEAARQALEQLNAPPVEPVIETISVWELIQNGGWYIMGPLALMSMLAVYLIIERSMAIRRALREDKDFMNKIRDYIHEGKIDSARNLCAQSTTPVSRMLDKGISRIGRPLKDIEVSIENAGKLEIYQLEKGLAILATISGAAPMIGFLGTVIGMIVTFHTMKISGAGVEIAQLSGGIMQAMVTTVAGLVIGIIAYISYNTLTARVNKVVQKMEASTMAFMEVLDSPVK